Proteins encoded in a region of the Lepeophtheirus salmonis chromosome 6, UVic_Lsal_1.4, whole genome shotgun sequence genome:
- the LOC121120537 gene encoding uncharacterized protein produces MKSFSGIIFLALFTTCLSDKFPGYDNGPFPLNGNGGVAGQSPAPITKQALQQYIQQALAQRTSTPQVRPFSGPAPAPAPGPFPAPGPSPASGGYGAPGPAPGPFPAPGPAPSPGGYGAPAPGPSPAPGGYGAPTPGPSPAPGGYGAPGSAPAPSPGGYGAPAPRPSPAPGPATGGYGAPSPGPFPAPGPAPAPGGYGAPGPAPGPFPAPGPAPAPGGYGAPAPGPSPAPGGYGAPVPAPGPATGGYGAPSPGPFPAPGPSPAPGGYGAPVPAPGPFPAPGPAPAPGGYGAPAPGPSPAPGGYGAPGSAPVPAPGPATGGYGAPSPGPFPAPGPAPAPGGYGAPGPAPGPFPAPGPAPAPGGYGAPAPGPSPAPGGYGAPAQAPRPFAASGPSSEPFAASGPSPGPLPSSGPSLGPFPASGSAPVPFSASGPAFEPFAAPSPAPGGYGAPAPGPFPSPAPGGYNAPAPGPFPAPAPAPGGYDAPTPSRGPVVRVSPPLGGLGGSQSFYG; encoded by the coding sequence ATGAAGTCCTTTTCAGGAATTATATTCCTTGCATTATTTACAACATGCCTTAGTGATAAATTCCCTGGTTATGACAATGGACCTTTCCCTTTAAATGGTAATGGGGGTGTTGCAGGACAATCACCTGCTCCTATTACCAAGCAGGCTCTTCAACAATATATACAACAAGCTTTAGCACAAAGAACTTCAACACCTCAAGTTAGACCTTTCTCTGGACCTGCACCCGCTCCAGCTCCCGGACCATTCCCAGCACCTGGACCATCTCCAGCTTCTGGGGGTTATGGTGCTCCTGGTCCAGCTCCCGGACCATTCCCTGCACCTGGTCCTGCTCCATCCCCTGGTGGTTATGGTGCTCCTGCTCCCGGACCATCTCCAGCTCCTGGTGGTTATGGTGCTCCTACTCCCGGACCATCTCCAGCTCCTGGTGGTTATGGTGCTCCTGGTTCAGCTCCTGCTCCATCCCCTGGTGGCTATGGTGCTCCTGCGCCCAGACCATCTCCAGCTCCTGGTCCAGCAACTGGTGGATATGGTGCTCCTTCTCCCGGACCATTCCCAGCACCTGGACCTGCTCCAGCTCCTGGTGGTTATGGCGCTCCTGGTCCAGCTCCTGGACCATTCCCAGCACCTGGTCCTGCTCCAGCCCCTGGTGGTTATGGTGCTCCTGCGCCCGGACCATCTCCAGCTCCTGGTGGTTATGGTGCTCCTGTTCCAGCTCCTGGTCCAGCAACTGGTGGATATGGTGCTCCTTCTCCCGGACCTTTCCCAGCACCTGGACCCTCTCCTGCTCCTGGTGGTTATGGTGCTCCTGTTCCAGCTCCTGGACCATTCCCAGCACCTGGTCCTGCTCCAGCCCCTGGTGGTTATGGTGCTCCTGCACCCGGACCATCTCCAGCTCCTGGTGGTTATGGTGCTCCTGGTTCAGCTCCTGTTCCAGCTCCTGGTCCAGCAACTGGTGGATATGGTGCTCCTTCTCCCGGACCATTCCCAGCACCTGGACCTGCTCCAGCTCCTGGTGGTTATGGCGCTCCTGGTCCAGCTCCTGGACCATTCCCAGCACCTGGTCCTGCTCCAGCCCCTGGTGGTTATGGTGCTCCTGCGCCCGGACCATCTCCAGCTCCTGGTGGTTATGGTGCTCCTGCCCAAGCTCCAAGACCCTTTGCAGCATCTGGGCCTTCTTCCGAACCATTCGCAGCATCTGGGCCTTCTCCCGGGCCGTTACCATCATCTGGACCCTCTCTCGGGCCATTCCCAGCATCTGGATCTGCTCCTGTACCATTTTCAGCATCTGGACCTGCTTTTGAACCATTTGCTGCTCCTTCACCTGCACCAGGTGGGTATGGTGCTCCAGCTCCAGGACCATTCCCTTCTCCTGCCCCAGGTGGTTATAATGCACCAGCTCCTGGACCATTCCCTGCTCCGGCCCCTGCACCTGGTGGTTATGATGCTCCAACTCCCTCGCGTGGACCTGTTGTTAGAGTTAGTCCTCCTCTTGGTGGACTTGGTGGCTCACAATCTTTCTATGGTTAA